The following are from one region of the Aspergillus chevalieri M1 DNA, chromosome 1, nearly complete sequence genome:
- a CDS encoding DUF3712 domain-containing protein (COG:S;~EggNog:ENOG410PNSR;~InterPro:IPR022185;~PFAM:PF12505;~TransMembrane:1 (i33-56o)), with the protein MAEAKTTEFSQMDLPSPKPSVGARIKAHFKKWWWLHAIIVVVVILVVVLPVIYVGYPKIARNDVNKSTLNVTSMIITDPSPGSFHLKQTQVIGSSSSFKPTIFGFSAAVSLLGAVPWGKAQVPDVKAEDGAVVHIEEQIKLSNETAFGDFAKAVLLNEEFDMNIYGEPKLQEGALPKVDVTYNKTVTIKGLNKLNGFDITDFKILAKDADDGTNTVGTVYIPNPTIMTLTLGNVTMDLSSNGTHIGQAFLDDLVLSPGNNTVPMRSTVNKLKVLTMLPSDSMLPVDIRGNSSVYHGRDLPYFSEALAANELRTTLDVGKGLRNGM; encoded by the exons ATGGCTGAAGCAAAGACAACAGAATtctctcaaatggatctCCCCTCACCGAAGCCCAGCGTGGGTGCTCGGATCAAAGCCCATTTCAAGAAGTGGTGGTGGCTGCATGCCATCATCGTGGTAGTGGTGATTCTGGTGGTTGTCCTTCCAGT GATATACGTCGGTTACCCAAAGATCGCGCGAAACGACGTGAACAAATCTACCCTGAACGTCACGAGCATGATCATCACCGACCCATCTCCGGGATCGTTCCACCTGAAGCAAACGCAGGTCATCGGATCTAGCAGCTCGTTCAAACCAACGATTTTTGGCTTCTCAGCTGCCGTGTCGTTGCTCGGGGCTGTGCCTTGGGGCAAAGCCCAGGTGCCGGACGTCAAGGCTGAGGATGGAGCAGTTGTGCATATTGAGGAACAGATCAAGCTCAGCAATGAGACTGCGTTTGGGGACTTTGCGAAGGCGGTCTTGCTGAATGAGGAGTTCGATATGAATATCTATGGGGAGCCGAAGTTGCAGGAGGGGGCTTTGCCTAAGGTAGATGTGACGTACAACAAGACTGTCACTATTAAGG GTCTCAACAAACTGAATGGATTCGATATTACCGACTTTAAGATCTTGGCCAAAGATGCAGACGACGGAACCAACACGGTAGGAACGGTGTATATCCCCAATCCGACCATCATGACTCTCACCTTG GGCAACGTCACGATGGACCTCTCCTCCAACGGCACGCACATCGGCCAAGCTTTCCTGGACGACCTCGTCCTCAGCCCAGGCAACAACACAGTCCCGATGCGCTCCACCGTCAACAAACTAAAAGTCCTCACCATGCTTCCGTCGGATTCAATGCTCCCCGTGGATATCCGCGGCAACTCTAGCGTATACCACGGCCGCGACCTGCCGTATTTCTCCGAAGCTTTAGCGGCAAATGAGCTCCGCACGACGTTGGATGTTGGGAAGGGGCTGAGGAATGGGATGTAG
- a CDS encoding tetratricopeptide repeat protein (COG:S;~EggNog:ENOG410PJP6;~InterPro:IPR011990,IPR006597;~PFAM:PF08238;~go_function: GO:0005515 - protein binding [Evidence IEA]), whose amino-acid sequence MSYRPNMGEIRSPSHETLRSGIPSPRIEHYDGEVPPALSPLDAFAAQGRLLARQLEESARRDRRLSRLPPSSVARSLSRPRPGYFRSLSSGDSSTNAEGNLERRPTQKINTEVEEQRFRPVSEHPRFSSVSNAYTEASEYDDDDVTVDEDSTATPKHGSTILSPTRSFEVPRAESPEEDLSLRAMPDQGPRRFYAAAAAGAAPPAVGVSLAAPSMNSSTDSASSRLLIPRSLAPPGSPMSRPSSSSRAQPESSDDDYSSSNGGSTFSQPPRKLSSSSAMSGPHSPMSTTAAPMPRGRPRSPSQSSEASNNGGRLQRPSLNFSRPMSRSSTNLSASAMASSEQLHVSGNRASIERGHKPGPIVVPTSTETTTPSTEEPSSALSASYTYAKYALPRGRQVSRDSVVFAGLQTPHFEWKEPLFESPTSEHPPERSARTPSPPPSNHEAVPAPKARSMYEAPISDRQLLTPEPVTPSRRSPSPDTASASRLSPKANKSDAASSAGSSNTLRPQTARSNDSANPVSTPVTADDHLAVGIQCHEKGSLNESTYHLRIAAKKEHPTAMFLYALACRHGWGMRPNQREGVRWLRKAVDSVGLELMGDSNTPVPARFREMQKAYRTQFALGIYELGVSHLNGWGIEQDKALALRCFEIAGQWGDADALSEAGYCYAQGVGCKKDMKKAAKYYRQAEAKGVNMVGNSWIYKDKYMSDDEPNDRSRGRQAGASDKKSRGRSKSRTRSLFHRKKSAAEA is encoded by the exons ATGTCCTATCGTCCCAACATGGGGGAGATCCGTTCCCCCTCCCACGAGACTCTTCGGAGTGGTATCCCCTCACCACGCATCGAACACTATGACGGCGAAGTCCCTCCCGCTCTGTCACCCCTCGATGCATTTGCCGCCCAGGGGCGTCTACTTGCGAGACAATTGGAAGAGTCCGCACGACGGGATCGTCGTCTGAGCAGGTTACCACCCTCTAGCGTAGCTCGCTCCTTATCGCGGCCCCGACCGGGTTACTTTCGATCGCTTTCCTCTGGGGATAGCTCCACCAACGCTGAGGGCAATCTTGAACGCCGTCCCACGCAGAAGATCAACACCGAAGTTGAAGAGCAGAGATTCCGTCCCGTGTCGGAGCATCCGCGCTTCAGTAGCGTTTCCAATGCCTACACCGAGGCCAGCGAgtacgacgatgacgatgtcACTGTTGACGAAGACAGCACTGCGACTCCAAAACATGGCTCGACTATTCTTTCCCCAACGCGCAGCTTCGAAGTACCGCGGGCAGAGTCGCCTGAGGAGGACCTCTCGTTGCGTGCAATGCCCGATCAAGGGCCCCGTCGTTTCTATGCGGCTGCCGCCGCCGGAGCAGCACCACCGGCAGTGGGCGTCTCGTTGGCGGCCCCGTCGATGAATTCATCCACTGATTCAGCTTCGTCTCGACTTTTGATTCCACGCAGCCTAGCTCCGCCCGGGTCTCCCATGTCTCGTCCTTCCAGCAGCTCCAGGGCCCAGCCAGAGAGCTCCGATGATGACTACAGCAGCTCCAATGGCGGGTCCACCTTCTCCCAGCCGCCGCGGAAGCTGTCCTCTAGCAGCGCTATGTCAGGACCACATTCGCCCATGTCTACCACCGCTGCTCCGATGCCCCGCGGCCGACCTCGATCTCCGTCCCAGAGCTCTGAGGCTTCAAACAACGGTGGCCGCCTCCAGCGTCCTTCGCTTAATTTCTCGCGTCCCATGAGCCGGTCCAGTACGAATCTCTCTGCGTCTGCAATGGCAAGCTCCGAACAATTGCATGTTTCGGGCAACCGAGCATCAATTGAGCGGGGCCACAAACCAGGCCCGATTGTCGTTCCGACGTCGACCGAGACGACCACACCATCCACGGAGGAACCCTCATCAGCTTTGTCAGCCTCGTACACCTATGCCAAGTATGCCCTTCCTCGGGGCCGTCAAGTGTCCAGAGATTCTGTCGTCTTTGCCGGTCTTCAGACCCCCCATTTTGAATGGAAAGAGCCATTATTTGAGAGTCCGACTAGTGAGCATCCACCGGAGCGGTCCGCACGCACACCGTCTCCACCTCCCTCAAATCACGAGGCGGTGCCAGCTCCTAAGGCCCGGTCAATGTATGAAGCCCCCATTTCTGATCGCCAGCTGTTGACTCCGGAGCCAGTGACGCCATCGCGTCGCTCTCCATCGCCTGACACAGCATCGGCCAGCAGACTCAGCCCGAAGGCCAACAAGAGCGATGCGGCATCGTCTGCTGGATCGAGTAATACTCTTCGACCACAGACAGCCCGGTCCAATGACTCCGCTAACCCGGTGTCCACGCCTGTCACGGCGGACGACCATCTAGCCGTGGGAATCCAATGCCACGAGAAGGGATCTCTTAATGAATCCACCTACCACCTTCGCATCGCGGCCAAAAAGGAGCATCCCACGGCCATGTTCCTTTATGCCTTGGCCTGTCGTCATGGCTGGGGTATGCGCCCCAATCAACGGGAAGGTGTCCGGTGGCTGCGGAAAGCGGTGGACTCTGTTGGTCTGGAGTTGATGGGCGATAGCAACACCCCTGTACCAGCGCGATTCCGGGAAATGCAGAAAGCTTATCGTACTCAATTCGCCCTGGGCATTTACGAGCTTGGTGTGAGCCATCTCAATGGTTGGGGTATTGAGCAAGATAAGGCTTTGGCTTTGCGCTGCTTCGAAATCGCCGGCCAGTGGGGAGATGCCGATGCGCTGTCTGAGGCTGGTTACTGCTACGCTCAAGGTGTGGGATGCAAGAAGGATATGAAAAAAGCCGCCAAGTATTATCGCCAGGCCGAGGCCAAAGGCGTTAACATGGTTGGAAATAGCTG GATCTACAAAGATAAATACATGTCGGACGACGAGCCCAACGACCGTTCGCGTGGGCGACAGGCTGGGGCATCGGATAAAAAATCTCGTGGTCGCAGTAAATCGCGAACTCGCAGTCTCTTCCATCGAAAAAAGTCGGCAGCTGAAGCATAG
- a CDS encoding DUF1776 domain-containing protein (COG:S;~EggNog:ENOG410PFR7;~InterPro:IPR013952,IPR036291;~PFAM:PF08643;~TransMembrane:1 (o83-101i)), producing MTSDDQFFFDYLASIPHDVKRYSLQVANSIDRQVDSAATTLRDSLSQQSWIPSSVRPSRKTVDIVPTRSLTGRVQDWMISNRALSAAVLAFAGTTCVLYFGNKTFNGKRRKARRAGNGARKEIVVIAGSPHDPMVKSISSDLERRGYIVYITVSSTEEEHVVQSENRIDIRALWLDLTTTPSSPSDIHPSLRGIRSLITQPQFPMPGVPPHTCQLSGLIVVPSSHYEHGPVATIPPSAWADTVNTRILSPVLVTQLFLPLLTLRSSPSNIVLAYPSISSSLSAPFAGPEVATARALSGFATSLRTELSLLQNGNVSVVELKLGNLDLGSSRPQSRVAGTETLGWNAQQRAQYGSQYLSSIEQRPVASAGPSAVRGSPARHLHHAVLDALEPPSKNIFGQKTSKTTVVYAGRGARTYGVIGALAPGGLVGWMLGLRSGYTAVGDGMSGSFHEASWEKV from the exons ATGACGAGTGACGACCAGTTTTTCTTCGACTAC CTTGCTTCGATCCCCCATGACGTAAAGCGATACTCGCTCCAGGTTGCAAACTCCATCGACCGGCAAGTCGATAGTGCCGCTACAACCCTTCGAGACTCGCTGTCACAGCAGTCATGGATACCTTCGTCTGTACGACCATCCCGGAAGACTGTTGATATCGTTCCAACCCGGTCGTTGACGGGTCGCGTGCAAGATTGGATGATTTCGAATCGGGCGTTGAGTGCCGCCGTCTTGGCGTTTGCTGGGACGACATGCGTTTTGTATTTTGGGAATAAGACGTTTAATGGAAAGCGGAGAAAGGCTAGGAGGGCAGGAAATGGTGCCCGGAAAGAAATAGTTG TTATCGCCGGTTCACCGCACGACCCGATGGTCAAGTCGATCTCTTCAGACTTGGAGCGACGAGGATACATTGTCTATATTACTGTGTCGTCGACAGAGGAGGAACATGTTGTTCAGTCGGAGAACCGGATAGATATCAGGGCACTTTGGCTCGATTTGACTACG ACCCCTTCATCGCCGTCCGATATTCATCCGTCCTTACGTGGAATCCgctccttgatcacccagCCTCAATTCCCAATGCCTGGTGTGCCACCGCACACTTGCCAGCTGAGTGGTCTCATCGTGGTCCCTTCGTCCCACTACGAACATGGCCCCGTGGCCACGATTCCCCCATCTGCCTGGGCCGATACGGTTAACACTCGGATTCTCTCCCCAGTGCTGGTGACCCAGCTTTTCTTGCCTCTCCTCACGCTGCGCAGCAGCCCTAGCAATATCGTCCTCGCCTATCCCTCGATTTCATCTTCGCTCTCCGCGCCGTTTGCGGGTCCCGAGGTTGCAACTGCTCGTGCACTGTCAGGGTTTGCAACATCTCTTCGAACGGAACTTAGTCTTCTGCAGAATGGAAACGTGAGCGTGGTGGAATTGAAACTGGGCAACTTGGATCTAGGGTCGTCTCGACCTCAGAGCCGTGTTGCAGGGACGGAGACTCTTGGTTGGAATGCTCAGCAGCGTGCTCAGTACGGGTCTCAGTACCTATCCAGCATTGAACAGCGGCCGGTAGCTTCCGCGGGACCTAGTGCGGTGCGAGGATCCCCGGCGCGTCACTTGCACCACGCGGTCCTTGATGCATTGGAGCCGCCATCGAAGAATATCTTCGGACAGAAGACATCGAAGACAACAGTGGTGTATGCTGGCCGTGGTGCGCGGACGTATGGTGTGATTGGGGCGTTGGCACCGGGTGGTTTGGTAGGATGGATGCTTGGGCTTCGCAGTGGATACACGGCTGTGGGCGATGGCATGAGTGGGAGCTTCCATGAGGCGAGTTGGGAGAAGGTTTGA
- a CDS encoding metalloendopeptidase WSS1 (COG:P;~EggNog:ENOG410PHT8;~InterPro:IPR013536,IPR001876;~MEROPS:MER0215799;~PFAM:PF08325): MRKFDSLISEYQHERHRPRESEALLMLRKIASLVKPIMRQRAWRVGTLCEFYPHQRNLLGLNVNAGQKICLRLRYTSDQCQFLPLEQVVDTMLHELCHIVHGPHNRNFHALWNQLRDEYEELVIKGYTGEGFLSQGRKLGGRKIPIDEARRQARAAAEQRRKLAAGSGQRLGGAPVLRGTDMRRVIADATQRRIDVTNGCASGRDNTNDLAEEASRNGFRTKAEEDDANEQAIMQAYIELIQQEERERYGPSYIPPSQGNPAGPRSITSPPPVPESSRTTSSLAPPPAEPADLISDSSAYEQPWTCPICTLENPPNFLCCDACAVERPRPSNPTSVSGPAAATSEARASRGRNKRTLSETGSKPNFKNRTKAAESLAAIERNAQKRPLGWVCHSCGSFMETEYWTCSNCGLMKQSS; this comes from the exons ATGCGCAAGTTCGATTCACTCATCTCGGAATACCAACATGAAAGACATCGCCCCAGAGAATCCGAAGCGCTGCTTATGCTTCGGAAAATCGCTTCGCTGGTCAAGCCGATCATGCGACAACGAGCGTGGCGAGTGGGAACGCTTTGCGAATTCTACCCTCATCAGCGTAACCTCCTGGGCTTAAATGTGAACGCTGGCCAGAAAATATGTCTGAGATTACGATATACCTCTGACCAGTGCCAATTTCTACCTCTGGAACAGGTGGTAGATACTATGTTGCATGA ACTCTGTCATATTGTGCATGGTCCACATAACCGAAACTTCCACGCTCTATGGAACCAGTTAcgtgatgaatatgaagagCTAGTCATCAAGGGATATACTGGAGAAGGGTTCCTTTCGCAAGGCAGAAAACTAGGTGGTCGTAAGATACCCATTGATGAAGCCCGCAGACAAGCTCGAGCTGCTGCAGAGCAGAGACGGAAACTTGCTGCGGGGTCGGGGCAAAGGCTAGGCGGTGCACCGGTATTGCGAGGAACAGACATGCGCAGAGTTATCGCTGATGCTACACAACGGCGGATAGACGTGACCAATGGTTGCGCTTCGGGACGTGATAATACTAATGACCTTGCTGAGGAGGCTTCCAGAAACGGTTTCAGAACCaaagcagaagaagatgatgCCAACGAACAGGCGATCATGCAAGCTTATATTGAGTTGATCCAACAAGAAGAACGTGAAAGATATGGCCCTTCTTACATTCCCCCAAGTCAAGGCAATCCCGCTGGACCTCGATCTATAACGTCTCCTCCACCGGTTCCAGAGAGCAGTCGCACTACTTCATCACTAGCGCCGCCACCAGCCGAACCCGCCGATCTCATATCCGACAGCAGTGCATATGAACAGCCATGGACATGTCCTATTTGCACACTCGAAAACCCACCCAACTTCCTATGTTGTGATGCATGCGCAGTAGAGCGACCCCGGCCGTCTAACCCGACATCGGTTTCAGGGCCAGCCGCCGCAACCTCTGAAGCCAGAGCGTCTCGGGGCAGGAATAAGCGGACATTGAGCGAAACTGGCAGCAAACCAAATTTCAAGAATCGAACCAAAGCCGCTGAGTCTCTTGCTGCCATAGAAAGAAACGCGCAGAAGCGTCCGTTGGGCTGGGTCTGCCATTCCTGCGGATCTTTTATGGAAACGGAATATTGGACGTGCTCGAATTGCGGGTTGATGAAGCAGTCTTCATGA
- a CDS encoding snoRNA-binding rRNA-processing protein DIP2 (BUSCO:EOG09260EE7;~COG:A;~EggNog:ENOG410PG22;~InterPro:IPR036322,IPR015943,IPR001680,IPR007148, IPR019775,IPR020472,IPR017986;~PFAM:PF04003,PF00400;~go_function: GO:0005515 - protein binding [Evidence IEA]), producing MVKSYLKFEHSDTFGLVTSASSNAIWARDDVLSGAARKTGAGRAIVGASEEVLCWDVKKGELLGRWRDTSCKAQVTAITQSQTDEDIFAVGYEDGSIRIWDSRTATVIISFNGHKSAITQLAFDNAGVRLASGSRDTDIILWDLVAEVGLFKLRGHTDQITSLHFVFPSMELLNAAGMSDHAGFLLTTSKDSLIKVWDLASQHCIETHVAQSNGECWSLGLAPDQSGCITAGNDGEIKVWSIDEAAMLEISKEKVGSENQKILTARGTFYRTGKDRTIGISFHPRADYVGFHGSEKAIEIWRIRSETEVQKSLARKRKRRKGKDAQRSADGQEENKPEDISSAPITEIFVSHVIVRTGGKVRSFDWVRTKSSGNIQLIVASANNQLEVYTVPTASKKKEDDDESDYNRSLAVDIPGHRTDIRSIALSSDDRMLASASNGSLKIWNTKTQSCLRTLECGYSLCSSFLPGDKIVVVGNKNGELEVFDIASSTLLDTIKAHDAPVWSLHVHPDGKSMVTGSADKTAKFWNFQVVQEEIPGTKRTTPKLKLVHTRTLKVSDDILSLRFSPDSRLLAVSLLDNTVKVFFTDSLKLFLNLYGHKLPVLNMDISYDSKLIVTCSADKTVRLWGLDFGDCHKAFLAHEDSIMGVAFVPNNKEGNGHNFFSASKDRVIKYWDGDKFEHIQKLQGHHGEIWALTISHSGEFIVSASHDKSIRTWIQTDEPLFLEEEREKELEEMYDSTLTASLEDEGGEGEQAEAVDAGKQTNVTLMAGEKIMEALDLGMEDLEIMREWRAVKASNPNAAPPTRNPVYIALGNISAEQHLLNTVQKIPPASLQDALLVLPFSKVPALFTFLNIWANRQWNVPLVCRVLFFMLKTHHRQIIASKMMRPMLDSIRSSLRRVLAAQKDEMGFNLSALQFIGNQVREQGTKDYVDEDTWEQDHPVITGTGKKRQFVQIAS from the exons ATGGTCAAGTCATATTT GAAGTTCGAGCATTCGGACACTTTCGGGCTCGTCACGTCCGCATCGTCGAATGCGATCTGGGCCCGGGACGATGTGCTCTCTGGAGCTGCGCGCAAGACCGGCGCCGGGCGAGCCATTGTGGGCGCCAGTGAGGAAGTTCTCTGCTGGGACGTGAAGAAGGGAGAACTACTGGGAAGATGGCGGGATACCTCGTGCAAAGCGCAGGTTACTGCAATCACACAGAGCCAGACTGATGAGGATATTTTTGCGGTCGG GTACGAAGATGGAAGCATTCGCATCTGGGATTCAAGAACCGCCACGGTTATCATCTCTTTCAACGGTCACAAATCTGCCATCACCCAACTAGCCTTCGATAACGCCGGCGTGCGCCTTGCAAGCGGATCGAGAGATACGGATATCATTCTGTGGGACTTGGTGGCTGAGGTTGGACTCTTCAAACTTCGCGGGCATACCGACCAGATCACTTCGTTGCACTTCGTCTTCCCGTCCATGGAGTTACTCAACGCCGCCGGAATGAGTGACCACGCCGGCTTCCTGTTAACTACCAGCAAAGATTCGCTTATCAAGGTCTGGGATTTGGCATCCCAACACTGTATCGAGACACATGTGGCACAGTCAAACGGGGAGTGTTGGAGTCTTGGCCTTGCGCCTGACCAGAGTGGATGTATCACCGCAGGCAATGACGGAGAGATCAAGGTCTGGTCTATCGACGAAGCTGCCATGCTCGAGATTTCCAAGGAGAAGGTCGGTTCGGAGAATCAGAAGATTCTCACCGCTAGGGGGACATTCTACCGCACTGGCAAGGACCGCACTATCGGCATCAGCTTCCACCCGCGCGCAGACTACGTCGGATTCCACGGTTCCGAGAAGGCGATCGAGATTTGGCGCATCCGTTCAGAAACAGAAGTGCAGAAGAGTCTGGCCAGAAAGCGCAAAAGGAGAAAGGGCAAAGACGCTCAACGCAGCGCGGATGGTCAAGAGGAAAATAAGCCTGAGGATATCTCTTCTGCACCGATCACAGAGATCTTCGTATCCCACGTTATTGTTCGTACAGGCGGAAAGGTCCGTTCGTTTGACTGGGTACGAACGAAATCCAGCGGGAATATTCAGCTTATCGTGGCGTCGGCCAACAACCAGCTTGAAGTCTACACCGTCCCCACAGcgagcaagaagaaagaagacgATGACGAGTCGGATTACAACAGGAGCCTGGCAGTGGATATCCCTGGACACCGGACAGATATCCGGTCAATTGCCCTAAGTTCTGATGACCGGATGTTGGCTTCGGCCTCGAACGGCAGCCTGAAGATTTGGAACACCAAAACCCAGAGTTGCCTGCGTACCCTCGAGTGTGGTTATTCTCTGTGCTCATCCTTCCTTCCTGGTGACAAGATCGTCGTCGTTGGCAACAAGAACGGTGAACTGGAGGTCTTTGACATTGCCTCGTCCACTCTCTTGGATACTATCAAAGCACACGATGCGCCAGTGTGGTCTCTGCATGTTCATCCGGACGGCAAGTCTATGGTTACTGGTAGTGCCGACAAGACCGCCAAATTCTGGAACTTCCAAGTGGTTCAAGAAGAAATCCCTGGTACCAAGAGAACGACGCCCAAGCTCAAGCTGGTACACACAAGAACCCTAAAGGTTTCGGATGACATCCTCAGTCTGCGCTTCTCACCTGATTCTCGACTACTTGCCGTCTCTCTATTGGACAACACTGTCAAGGTGTTCTTCACAGACTCTTTGAAACTCTTCCTCAACCTCTACGGACACAAGCTTCCAGTCCTCAACATGGACATCTCATACGATAGCAAACTCATCGTGACCTGCTCAGCAGACAAGACCGTCCGTCTCTGGGGTCTGGACTTTGGTGACTGCCACAAGGCCTTCCTGGCCCATGAAGACAGTATCATGGGCGTTGCCTTCGTTCCAAACAACAAAGAGGGCAATGGACACAATTTCTTCAGTGCCAGTAAAGACCGCGTCATCAAATACTGGGACGGTGACAAGTTTGAGCACATCCAGAAACTCCAGGGCCACCATGGCGAAATCTGGGCTCTGACCATCAGCCACTCGGGCGAGTTCATCGTCAGTGCCAGCCACGACAAGAGCATCCGCACATGGATCCAAACCGACGAACCCCTCTTCCTCGAGGAAGAGCGTGAAAAGGAACTTGAAGAAATGTACGACAGCACCCTAACCGCCTCCCTCGAAGACGAAGGCGGCGAAGGTGAACAAGCCGAAGCAGTCGACGCCGGCAAACAAACAAACGTCACCCTCATGGCCGGTGAAAAGATCATGGAAGCACTCGACCTGGGCATGGAGGACCTCGAAATCATGCGCGAATGGCGTGCCGTCAAGGCCTCAAACCCCAATGCCGCACCACCCACCCGCAACCCCGTGTACATAGCGCTCGGCAACATTTCCGCCGAACAACATCTCCTGAACACCGTGCAGAAGATTCCCCCTGCCTCGCTGCAGGATGCGCTCCTCGTTCTGCCTTTCTCCAAGGTTCCCGCGCTCTTCACCTTCCTTAACATCTGGGCGAACCGTCAATGGAACGTCCCTCTCGTGTGTCGTgtgctcttcttcatgcTCAAGACGCACCACCGCCAGATCATCGCGAGTAAGATGATGCGACCTATGCTGGATAGCATCCGGTCGTCGCTGCGGCGGGTTCTCGCGGCGCAGAAGGATGAAATGGGATTCAACCTCTCAGCTCTGCAGTTCATCGGTAACCAGGTGCGCGAACAGGGTACTAAGGACTACGTCGACGAGGATACGTGGGAGCAGGACCACCCGGTCATTACGGGGACCGGGAAGAAGCGGCAGTTCGTGCAGATTGCTTCTTGA
- a CDS encoding actin-related protein 2/3 complex subunit 2 (BUSCO:EOG09263EQZ;~COG:Z;~EggNog:ENOG410PFCE;~InterPro:IPR007188,IPR034666;~PFAM:PF04045;~go_component: GO:0005885 - Arp2/3 protein complex [Evidence IEA];~go_component: GO:0015629 - actin cytoskeleton [Evidence IEA];~go_process: GO:0030041 - actin filament polymerization [Evidence IEA];~go_process: GO:0030833 - regulation of actin filament polymerization [Evidence IEA];~go_process: GO:0034314 - Arp2/3 complex-mediated actin nucleation [Evidence IEA]), with product MLLLDYQNVLIENLLTERFSGAPPVSIDQIASDFDGVTFHLSTPESKSQILISINVKCFKDLVQYGAFDVLQREYGPYIVNPEPGYDFSVLIDLENLPAEQEAREELIMRLALMKRNAMAAPFERAFDEFAKLAEEASQFSPEATPPGVKEGGQVMAIHYREEEAIYIKASYDRVTVIFSTVFREETDRIFGKVFLQEFVDARKRGMALQNAPQVLFRNDPPLELQGVPGVKPAGEGEMSYVTFVLFPRHLTPQRRYANISHIQTFRDYFHYHIKASKAYIHTRMRKRTADFLQVLNRARPENEEREKKTASGRTFRVQG from the exons ATGCTTCTTCTCGATTACCAGAACGTCTTGATCGAGAACCTCCTGACGGAGCGGTTCTCTGG AGCTCCGCCGGTGTCAATCGATCAAATTGCGTCTGACTTTGACGGCGTCACCTTCCACCTGTCCACTCCCGAATCCAAGTCCCAAATCCTCATCTCGATCAACGTGAAATGCTTCAAGGACCTGGTGCAATATGGTGCCTTTGATGTTCTGCAGAGAGAATACGGACCCTACATTGTCAACCCGGAGCCCGGGTATGACTTCTCGGTATTGATCGATCTGGAGAACCTCCCCGCCGAGCAGGAGGCTCGAGAAGAGTTGATTATGCGGCTTGCGCTGATGAAGCGCAATGCCATGGCCGCCCCATTCGAGAGAGCATTCGACGAGTTCGCAAAGTTAGCGGAGGAGGCCTCGCAATTTTCTCCGGAAGCTACACCACCGGGAGTCAAGGAGGGAGGACAAGTGATGGCGATTCATTACCGTGAAGAGGAGGCAATCTATATTAAGGCTAGCTATGATCGGGTTACTGTGATTTTCAGTACAGTCTTCCGTGAGGAGACTGACCGCATTTTTGGCAAGGTGTTCCTGCAG GAATTCGTCGACGCCCGGAAACGTGGAATGGCTCTGCAGAACGCCCCGCAAGTGCTTTTCCGTAACGACCCTCCATTGGAGCTGCAGGGAGTGCCTGGTGTCAAGCCTGCAGGTGAAGGCGAAATGAGCTACGTTACCTTTG TTCTTTTCCCTCGCCACCTTACTCCCCAGCGCCGCTACGCAAACATCTCTCACATCCAGACCTTCCGCGACTACTTCCATTACCACATCAAAGCATCGAAG GCATACATCCACACCAGGATGCGCAAGAGGACAGCAGACTTCCTCCAGG TCCTCAACCGAGCTCGACCCGAGAACGAGGAACGCGAGAAGAAGACGGCCAGTGGACGTACCTTCAGAGTTCAGGGCTAA